A genomic segment from Janthinobacterium sp. 64 encodes:
- a CDS encoding alpha/beta hydrolase family protein, producing MKSTRQDFPGAHGHVLAARLDAPDGAIHAYALFAHCFTCGKDVLAARRIAQGLTQHGIAVLRFDFTGLGASEGEFAATNFSSNVDDLLAAADFLRAKHAAPQLLIGHSLGGAAVLAAAAHVPEATAVVTLAAPSTPAYVTRMFSAHLEQIAAEGEALVQLEGRPFRIRQQFVDDAGSHSLKAHIAGLRRALLVMHAPNDTTVSLSNAMDIFTAAKHPKSFVSLDDADHLLTGRDDAAYVANVIAAWSARYLA from the coding sequence ATGAAATCCACCCGGCAAGATTTTCCCGGCGCCCACGGCCATGTGCTGGCGGCGCGCCTCGATGCACCCGACGGCGCCATCCACGCCTATGCGCTGTTCGCCCACTGTTTTACCTGCGGCAAGGACGTGCTGGCCGCGCGGCGCATCGCGCAAGGCTTGACGCAGCACGGCATCGCCGTGCTGCGCTTCGACTTCACGGGGCTCGGTGCCAGCGAGGGCGAGTTTGCCGCCACGAATTTTTCGTCGAATGTGGACGACCTGCTGGCCGCCGCTGATTTCTTGCGGGCAAAACATGCTGCGCCGCAATTGCTGATCGGCCACAGCCTGGGCGGCGCCGCCGTGCTGGCCGCTGCCGCGCACGTGCCGGAAGCGACGGCCGTGGTGACCCTGGCCGCGCCCAGCACGCCCGCGTATGTCACGCGCATGTTCAGCGCGCACCTGGAGCAGATTGCCGCCGAAGGCGAGGCGCTGGTGCAGCTGGAAGGGCGGCCCTTCCGCATCCGCCAGCAATTCGTCGACGACGCGGGCAGCCACAGCCTGAAGGCCCACATCGCCGGCCTGCGCCGCGCCCTGCTGGTGATGCACGCGCCCAACGACACGACGGTGAGCCTGTCGAATGCGATGGATATCTTTACGGCCGCGAAGCACCCGAAAAGTTTCGTCTCGCTCGACGATGCCGACCACTTGTTGACGGGGCGCGATGACGCGGCCTATGTTGCCAACGTCATCGCCGCCTGGAGCGCGCGCTACCTGGCATAA
- a CDS encoding glutathione S-transferase N-terminal domain-containing protein, translating into MSQLSDFPITRKWPALHPERLQLYSLPTPNGIKVSILLEELGLAYEPHLVSFEQNDQLSPAFLSLNPNNKIPAILDPDGPGGQPLALFESGAILLYLAEKTGKFIPQDAGLRYETIQWLMFQMGGIGPMFGQVGFFHKFAGKDYADKRPLERYLGEARRLLGVLEQRLQGRDWIMGEQYTIADIAIFPWVRCLVGFYGAGDLVGFSNFPNVQRALDAFLARPAVIKGVDIPSRG; encoded by the coding sequence ATGTCCCAACTTTCCGACTTCCCCATCACCCGTAAATGGCCTGCACTGCATCCCGAGCGCTTGCAGCTGTACTCGCTGCCGACACCGAACGGCATCAAGGTCTCGATCCTGCTGGAAGAGCTGGGCCTGGCGTACGAGCCGCACCTGGTCAGCTTCGAGCAGAACGACCAGCTGTCGCCCGCCTTCCTGTCGCTCAATCCGAACAACAAGATTCCCGCCATCCTCGACCCGGACGGTCCCGGTGGCCAGCCGCTGGCCCTGTTCGAATCGGGCGCCATCCTGCTGTACCTGGCGGAAAAGACGGGCAAGTTCATCCCGCAGGACGCGGGCTTGCGCTATGAAACGATCCAGTGGCTGATGTTCCAGATGGGCGGTATCGGCCCCATGTTTGGCCAGGTGGGTTTCTTCCACAAGTTCGCCGGCAAGGACTATGCAGACAAGCGTCCGCTGGAACGTTACCTCGGCGAAGCCAGACGCCTGCTGGGCGTGCTCGAGCAGCGCCTGCAGGGCCGCGACTGGATCATGGGCGAGCAGTACACGATTGCCGACATCGCCATCTTCCCGTGGGTGCGCTGCCTGGTGGGTTTCTATGGTGCAGGCGACCTCGTCGGTTTTAGTAACTTCCCGAATGTGCAGCGCGCGCTGGACGCTTTCCTGGCCCGGCCTGCCGTCATCAAGGGCGTCGACATCCCATCGCGTGGCTAA
- a CDS encoding S41 family peptidase: MKLLLLLVLGFMSCRNPAHAAHQPPPHTAMASYEQVQFLRKAAFNIIVNARDDQAALKKYAQALEAILVYLDRPEVRDLAAGNIYLKFCGFNLRLDLVETYGKLKQQDKAVKTLQDINDISWTPILLKVMKDRPGLAKMADDPRVQKILSVAAIPRQLWPSEAAYPYAATLSVEERVAGLSQFWHQVRESFVYFDNVPELDWNKVYLEYLGKVIAAGTTEEYYRVLLQLAPLLRDGHTNIYAPPELSKKLYARPPLRTAMLDNKVVIEAIYSPVLKARLAVGDEVLSIDGMPVHDYAKQYILPLVSSSTEQDRQLRTYTYQLLAGDADRPITLGLRNMAGLERIEVIARSGHADIEKKEVFIFKMLPGRIAYLSLDHFESDEGVRKLEKVFPEILQSKALVLDIRKNGGGSTQFGADILSYLTRQPIPFSKSYVRSDNGFSRSDDAHIVWKVMGGKGSEAHYSRKRVFDGPVAVLTGAATFSAAEDFLVSFDTLQRGLKIGEATGGSTGQPILVYLPGGGYGRICAKRDTYPDGREFVGVGIFPDVEVRATRESLAAGEDVVLNKAVSLLNQRKQ, encoded by the coding sequence ATGAAACTGCTATTGCTGCTGGTATTGGGATTCATGTCGTGCCGGAATCCGGCGCATGCCGCTCATCAGCCGCCTCCGCATACTGCCATGGCAAGCTACGAGCAGGTGCAGTTTCTGCGGAAAGCCGCTTTCAACATCATTGTCAATGCCAGGGATGACCAGGCGGCGCTGAAAAAATATGCGCAGGCGCTGGAAGCCATCCTCGTCTATCTGGACAGGCCGGAAGTCCGTGATCTGGCGGCGGGCAATATTTATCTGAAATTTTGCGGATTTAATCTGCGGCTGGACCTGGTCGAAACGTATGGCAAACTGAAGCAGCAAGACAAGGCGGTCAAGACCTTGCAGGATATCAACGACATAAGCTGGACGCCGATACTGCTGAAAGTAATGAAAGACAGGCCCGGCCTGGCGAAGATGGCAGATGACCCACGCGTGCAAAAGATACTGTCCGTTGCCGCTATCCCCAGGCAGCTATGGCCATCCGAGGCCGCGTATCCCTACGCCGCCACCTTGAGCGTCGAGGAGCGGGTGGCAGGGCTTTCGCAATTTTGGCACCAGGTCAGGGAAAGTTTCGTCTATTTCGACAACGTGCCGGAGCTCGACTGGAATAAGGTCTACCTGGAATACCTGGGCAAGGTGATCGCAGCCGGAACGACGGAAGAATATTACCGCGTGCTGTTGCAACTGGCGCCCTTGCTCAGGGATGGCCACACGAATATTTATGCGCCGCCAGAACTCAGCAAGAAATTGTATGCCCGGCCACCGCTGCGCACGGCCATGCTGGATAACAAAGTAGTCATAGAGGCAATTTATAGTCCTGTGCTGAAGGCCAGGCTTGCGGTGGGCGATGAAGTGCTCAGCATCGATGGCATGCCGGTTCATGACTATGCGAAACAATACATTTTGCCCTTGGTGAGCAGTTCAACGGAGCAGGACCGGCAATTGCGCACGTATACTTATCAGCTCCTGGCGGGCGATGCGGACAGGCCGATCACGCTTGGCTTGCGCAATATGGCCGGGCTGGAGCGTATTGAAGTCATCGCCAGGTCGGGGCATGCCGATATTGAAAAGAAAGAAGTATTTATATTCAAGATGTTGCCTGGGCGAATAGCCTATCTCTCCCTCGACCATTTCGAGAGTGATGAAGGCGTCAGAAAATTGGAAAAGGTTTTCCCTGAAATCCTGCAGTCCAAGGCGCTCGTCCTCGATATCCGGAAAAATGGTGGAGGTTCCACACAGTTCGGCGCAGATATTCTCAGTTATCTGACCCGGCAGCCGATCCCGTTTTCGAAAAGTTACGTTCGGAGCGACAATGGTTTTTCCCGGAGTGACGATGCACATATCGTATGGAAAGTCATGGGCGGAAAGGGCAGTGAAGCGCATTATTCGCGGAAGCGCGTTTTTGACGGCCCGGTGGCGGTGCTGACAGGCGCAGCCACGTTTTCAGCGGCAGAAGATTTTCTTGTTTCCTTCGATACATTGCAGAGGGGATTGAAGATAGGCGAGGCGACCGGAGGCAGTACGGGCCAGCCCATCTTGGTGTATTTGCCGGGCGGCGGCTATGGGCGGATTTGCGCCAAGCGCGATACCTATCCCGATGGGCGGGAATTCGTGGGTGTCGGCATTTTTCCAGATGTCGAGGTGCGTGCCACCAGGGAAAGTCTGGCCGCAGGCGAGGATGTCGTGCTGAACAAGGCGGTGAGCCTGCTGAACCAGCGCAAGCAGTGA
- a CDS encoding Y-family DNA polymerase — protein sequence MRLWIGLCLPRLPLEVFCPRWSADQLGVVLEQEQVMALSPLARAAGIRPGMRRAGALMLAPQARLHERSLELEAQALQAVALALLQYSPLVAQGEEATLLVDAGASLRLFGGVRALCRQIAASLRALGYTAQLSCAPTARGAWLLARAGTRRGRTLSMASLVRRLDRLPCALLPPARPYLDWFEGIGCRTLGQLRHLPRPGLQRRCGAAVLDMLDDAHGHSTELFVWIEAPPTFRASLELFDRVEHADALLFGARRLLQQMTGWLCARQFAVERIQLLLAHERGRVARPPTVIDLALGEAVWRDEHLVRLLKERLAQLVLEAPVIGLTLEALQVQPMAPPSESLFPEPGGTPQERQRLLELLVARLGAENVLQAVPRADYRPEAANQWLPLPAKPGAKIALPDLPPGLPGMPRPGWLLAQPIALLMREHRPFYGSPLKMVSVAERIEAGWWGQSQARDYFIAEGRDHAHYWVYRERIAGSAEDAAPRWFLHGLFG from the coding sequence ATGCGACTCTGGATCGGCCTGTGCCTGCCCCGGCTTCCGCTCGAAGTGTTTTGCCCGCGCTGGTCGGCTGACCAGCTGGGCGTGGTGCTGGAGCAGGAGCAAGTGATGGCCCTGTCGCCGCTGGCGCGGGCGGCAGGCATCCGGCCGGGCATGCGCCGCGCCGGTGCGCTGATGCTGGCGCCGCAGGCGCGCCTGCACGAACGCTCGCTTGAACTGGAAGCGCAGGCCCTGCAAGCGGTGGCGCTGGCGCTGCTGCAATACTCGCCGCTGGTGGCGCAGGGCGAAGAAGCGACCTTGCTGGTCGACGCGGGGGCCAGCCTGCGCCTGTTTGGCGGCGTGCGCGCCCTGTGCCGGCAGATTGCGGCCAGCTTGCGCGCGCTCGGCTACACGGCCCAGCTGTCGTGCGCGCCCACGGCGCGCGGCGCCTGGCTGCTGGCGCGCGCCGGCACGCGCCGGGGCCGGACCTTGAGCATGGCCAGTCTGGTGCGCCGCCTCGACCGCCTGCCGTGCGCCCTGCTGCCGCCCGCGCGCCCTTACCTGGATTGGTTCGAGGGCATCGGCTGCCGCACCCTGGGGCAGCTGCGCCACTTGCCCCGGCCCGGCTTGCAGCGCCGCTGCGGCGCCGCCGTGCTGGACATGCTCGACGACGCGCATGGCCACAGCACGGAACTGTTTGTGTGGATTGAGGCGCCGCCCACGTTCCGCGCCAGCCTGGAATTGTTCGACCGCGTCGAGCACGCCGACGCGCTGCTGTTCGGCGCGCGCCGCCTGCTGCAGCAAATGACGGGCTGGCTGTGCGCGCGGCAATTCGCCGTCGAGCGCATACAGCTGCTGCTGGCGCACGAGCGGGGCAGGGTGGCGCGCCCGCCCACCGTCATCGACCTGGCGCTGGGCGAGGCCGTCTGGCGCGACGAGCACCTGGTGCGCCTGCTCAAGGAGCGCCTGGCGCAGCTGGTGCTGGAGGCCCCCGTGATCGGCCTGACCCTGGAAGCGCTGCAGGTGCAGCCGATGGCGCCGCCCAGCGAGAGCCTGTTTCCCGAGCCGGGCGGCACGCCGCAGGAGCGCCAGCGTTTGCTGGAATTGCTGGTGGCGCGCCTGGGCGCCGAGAATGTCTTGCAGGCAGTGCCGCGCGCCGATTACCGTCCCGAAGCGGCCAACCAGTGGCTGCCGCTGCCGGCCAAGCCAGGCGCAAAAATCGCGCTACCCGACTTGCCGCCCGGCTTGCCCGGCATGCCCCGCCCCGGCTGGTTGCTGGCCCAGCCCATCGCCCTGTTGATGCGCGAACACCGGCCATTCTATGGCTCGCCCTTGAAAATGGTGTCCGTCGCCGAGCGCATCGAGGCGGGCTGGTGGGGCCAGTCGCAGGCGCGCGACTATTTTATTGCGGAAGGACGCGACCACGCCCATTACTGGGTCTACCGCGAACGCATCGCCGGCAGCGCGGAAGACGCCGCGCCGCGCTGGTTTTTGCATGGTTTGTTTGGCTGA
- the imuA gene encoding translesion DNA synthesis-associated protein ImuA — protein sequence MQHSQLMASPEALHPSLWRASQLGQGATRCLDTGFAALSAQLPGGGWPSGSLIDLLVQQAGSGELRLLAPALAQLPGLPIVLLQPPHPPQALALAAQGLAPSQLLWLKSAGSKDALWAAENILRSGSCGALLFWQPHVRADSLRRLHLAAQGGNTLFCMLRPLHGAQDASPAPLRLSVRPAAGGIEIGFIKRRGPQRDAPLFLPLQPPSLLLRHATLDRPVPAPASARSVLPALVG from the coding sequence ATGCAACATTCTCAATTGATGGCCTCGCCGGAAGCCTTGCACCCGTCTTTATGGCGCGCATCGCAGCTGGGGCAGGGGGCCACGCGCTGCCTGGACACGGGCTTTGCCGCCCTGTCGGCGCAACTGCCCGGCGGCGGCTGGCCCAGCGGCAGCCTGATCGACCTGCTGGTGCAGCAGGCGGGCAGTGGCGAATTGCGGCTGCTGGCGCCCGCGCTGGCGCAGCTGCCGGGCTTGCCCATCGTGCTGCTGCAGCCGCCCCATCCGCCGCAGGCGCTGGCTCTGGCCGCGCAGGGTCTGGCGCCGTCGCAACTGCTGTGGCTCAAAAGCGCCGGCAGCAAGGATGCCCTATGGGCGGCAGAAAACATCTTGCGCAGCGGCAGTTGCGGCGCCTTGCTGTTCTGGCAGCCGCACGTGCGCGCTGACAGCCTGCGCCGGCTGCACCTGGCCGCGCAAGGCGGCAACACCTTGTTCTGCATGCTGCGCCCCTTGCACGGCGCGCAGGATGCGTCGCCGGCGCCGCTGCGCCTGTCCGTGCGCCCGGCCGCCGGCGGCATCGAAATCGGCTTCATCAAGCGCCGGGGACCGCAGCGCGATGCGCCCCTGTTCCTGCCCCTGCAACCTCCTTCATTACTGTTACGCCATGCGACTCTGGATCGGCCTGTGCCTGCCCCGGCTTCCGCTCGAAGTGTTTTGCCCGCGCTGGTCGGCTGA
- a CDS encoding putative Na+/H+ antiporter, whose translation MTTIQLISAIVFGLALIHTFAAKSFETLANRHPRHAGLLHLLGEVEVVFGFWAFILIIIMAFVSGGEAAIEYAESRQYTEPLFVFVVMVVAASRPVLDAVQRLLKGVARVMPLRTELALVWLGLALVPLTGSMITEPAAMTLAALMLAPQIFRPGIPEWLKYGALGVLFVNVSIGGTLTSYAAPPVLMVATTWNWDSAYMASHFGWKAAIAVLVNATGVSILLRKYLHSNTSDIKPKAGEVEAPKVPLAISLVHMIVLGGVVALAHHPVLFFGLFLFFLGFVQAYERYQSPLILKEGLLVGFFLGGLVVLGGMQQWWLQPIVSSLKPLALFFGALGLTAITDNAALTYLGSLIVGMTDEAKYMLMAGAVAGGGLTVIANAPNPAGVALLRRGFKDESIGAVGLLAGALLPTAVAALAFLAL comes from the coding sequence TTGACCACCATCCAACTCATCAGCGCCATCGTCTTCGGCCTTGCGCTCATCCACACCTTCGCCGCCAAGTCGTTTGAAACCCTGGCGAACCGCCATCCCCGCCATGCGGGCCTGCTGCACCTGCTGGGCGAAGTGGAAGTCGTGTTCGGCTTCTGGGCCTTTATATTGATCATCATCATGGCCTTTGTCTCGGGCGGCGAGGCGGCCATCGAGTACGCCGAATCGCGCCAGTACACGGAACCGCTGTTCGTCTTTGTCGTCATGGTGGTGGCCGCTTCGCGCCCCGTGCTCGACGCCGTGCAGCGCCTGCTCAAGGGCGTGGCGCGCGTGATGCCGCTGCGCACGGAACTGGCCCTCGTCTGGCTGGGACTGGCGCTCGTGCCCCTGACGGGCTCGATGATCACGGAACCGGCCGCCATGACCCTGGCCGCGCTGATGCTGGCGCCGCAAATCTTCCGTCCGGGCATCCCCGAATGGCTGAAATATGGCGCGCTGGGCGTGCTGTTCGTCAACGTTTCCATCGGCGGCACCCTGACTTCGTACGCGGCGCCGCCCGTGCTGATGGTGGCCACCACGTGGAACTGGGACAGCGCCTACATGGCCAGCCATTTCGGCTGGAAGGCCGCCATCGCCGTGCTGGTCAATGCCACGGGCGTGAGCATCTTGCTGCGTAAATACCTGCACAGCAACACCTCCGACATCAAGCCGAAGGCCGGCGAAGTGGAAGCGCCGAAAGTGCCGCTGGCCATCAGCCTCGTGCACATGATCGTGCTGGGCGGCGTGGTGGCCCTGGCGCACCATCCCGTGCTGTTCTTCGGCCTATTCCTGTTCTTCCTCGGCTTCGTGCAAGCGTATGAGCGTTATCAAAGCCCGCTGATCCTCAAAGAAGGTTTATTGGTCGGCTTCTTCCTCGGCGGCCTGGTGGTACTGGGCGGCATGCAGCAATGGTGGTTGCAGCCCATCGTCTCCAGCCTGAAACCGCTGGCCCTGTTCTTCGGCGCCCTGGGCTTGACGGCGATCACGGACAATGCCGCCCTCACTTACCTCGGTTCGCTGATCGTCGGCATGACGGACGAAGCAAAATACATGCTGATGGCCGGCGCCGTGGCCGGTGGCGGCCTGACCGTCATCGCCAACGCGCCGAACCCGGCCGGCGTGGCCCTGCTGCGCCGCGGCTTCAAGGATGAATCGATCGGCGCCGTCGGCCTGCTGGCTGGCGCCCTGCTGCCGACGGCCGTGGCGGCCCTGGCCTTCCTGGCTTTGTAG
- a CDS encoding GNAT family N-acetyltransferase, translating to MKIDDLASKHDQAKIFSLEYEFRIHRLKLDYITLADVRPPGSDLEQLAVEHQAGIAALRSFVAGNFPYFNAASCSSLSCIPTRALGDDERYLHRIWMGGPLPAIACEAIGQWGAALDDVRRNGGAPYVSILWVWDAQQLCHDARFSPTGGAGRYTIGRYAIGGTTLHINSLRALALDFAPARFGILDTLHAQRYFATLSDYFRILIMCEYGGMYMDVDTVPHNPATIFLMKPEVPDYFQRNADDSEARRHVSWMNLFLDETGMLIAKRNDAALRVIQRNVNLAYAGITAQVPRSCPQFEAQLFGQFYAEWKKNLGVTVLSHAEFYQRYCVLYDGVREAVAGGIRGMRLLDDIITDMHIPLSDEERRAYARCVARLDELGWQLDDPLRLPDIVDVFDIEEVPRMAYAAQLRADIEHFHYYSVLSDDPQLDRANSVFCRYLLAHRAQQIAAGNFWRPTVGRHGSRMPAIGDAAPPGDEAQADLLSHAPLTLVPGELLDDETKNRMAKLLFATSYLEYCSFGNKLNLQFVELQRRQNIDPYLAHIHGLHDEDGRFIGFFTAATMDEFQACGAVSYYRDDMKALDDAYDAFVLAHARADDCFVSSLAIDEKYRGQGLFRQMFHEIGDLASRKGCARITLTVWEKSEALQVYLHKGFRSVGTFDYAYSLFYDRLHFLVYEGD from the coding sequence ATGAAAATAGATGACCTGGCCTCAAAACACGATCAAGCAAAGATTTTCAGCCTCGAATACGAGTTTCGCATCCACCGGCTGAAACTCGATTACATCACCCTGGCCGATGTCCGGCCCCCCGGCAGCGACCTGGAGCAACTGGCCGTGGAGCACCAGGCGGGCATCGCCGCCCTGCGCAGCTTCGTTGCCGGCAATTTTCCGTATTTCAATGCGGCAAGCTGTTCCTCGCTGAGCTGCATCCCCACGCGCGCGCTGGGCGACGACGAGCGCTACCTGCACCGCATCTGGATGGGCGGCCCCTTGCCGGCCATCGCCTGTGAAGCGATCGGGCAGTGGGGCGCGGCGCTCGACGACGTGCGGCGCAACGGCGGCGCGCCGTACGTCTCCATCCTGTGGGTGTGGGATGCGCAGCAGCTGTGCCATGACGCGCGTTTCAGCCCGACGGGCGGCGCCGGGCGCTACACGATAGGCCGCTACGCCATCGGCGGCACGACCTTGCACATCAACTCGCTGCGCGCGCTGGCGCTGGACTTTGCGCCGGCCCGCTTCGGCATCCTCGATACCCTGCATGCGCAGCGCTACTTCGCTACCCTGTCCGATTATTTTCGCATCCTCATCATGTGCGAATACGGCGGCATGTATATGGATGTCGATACGGTGCCGCACAATCCGGCGACGATTTTCCTGATGAAGCCGGAAGTGCCCGACTACTTCCAGCGCAACGCTGATGACAGCGAAGCGCGTCGGCATGTCAGCTGGATGAATCTGTTTCTCGATGAAACGGGCATGCTGATCGCCAAGAGGAACGATGCGGCGCTGCGCGTGATCCAGCGCAATGTGAACCTCGCCTATGCGGGCATCACTGCGCAGGTTCCCCGTTCCTGCCCGCAATTCGAAGCGCAGCTGTTCGGCCAGTTTTATGCCGAATGGAAGAAGAACCTGGGCGTGACTGTGCTCAGCCATGCCGAGTTCTACCAGCGCTATTGCGTGCTGTATGACGGTGTGCGCGAAGCGGTGGCGGGCGGCATCCGCGGCATGCGCTTGCTGGACGATATCATTACCGACATGCACATCCCCTTGAGCGACGAAGAGCGGCGCGCATATGCGCGCTGCGTGGCGCGGCTCGATGAACTCGGCTGGCAACTCGACGATCCTTTGCGCCTGCCCGACATCGTCGACGTGTTCGACATCGAGGAAGTGCCGCGCATGGCGTATGCGGCCCAGTTGCGGGCCGACATCGAGCATTTTCATTATTACTCGGTGTTGTCGGACGACCCGCAGCTCGACCGTGCGAATAGCGTCTTTTGCCGCTACCTGCTGGCCCACCGTGCGCAGCAGATTGCCGCTGGCAACTTCTGGCGCCCGACCGTAGGCCGCCACGGCAGCCGCATGCCGGCCATCGGCGATGCGGCCCCGCCAGGTGACGAGGCGCAGGCGGACTTGCTGTCGCATGCGCCGCTCACGCTGGTGCCGGGCGAACTGCTGGACGACGAGACGAAGAACCGCATGGCCAAATTGCTGTTTGCCACCAGCTACCTCGAATACTGCTCGTTCGGCAATAAACTCAATCTGCAATTCGTCGAACTGCAGCGGCGGCAGAACATCGACCCGTATCTGGCGCACATCCACGGCCTGCATGACGAGGACGGGCGCTTCATCGGCTTTTTCACGGCCGCGACGATGGACGAGTTCCAGGCCTGCGGCGCCGTGTCATATTACCGCGACGACATGAAGGCGCTCGACGATGCGTATGACGCCTTCGTGCTCGCGCATGCGCGCGCCGACGACTGTTTCGTCAGCAGCCTGGCCATCGACGAGAAATACCGGGGCCAGGGCTTGTTCCGGCAAATGTTCCATGAAATCGGCGACCTGGCCAGCCGCAAGGGCTGTGCGCGCATCACCCTGACGGTGTGGGAAAAGAGCGAAGCGCTGCAGGTGTATCTGCACAAGGGGTTTCGCAGCGTGGGCACGTTCGACTATGCCTACAGCCTGTTCTATGACCGGCTGCATTTCCTCGTGTATGAAGGCGATTAA
- a CDS encoding MFS transporter: protein MSIQSRQLLWFFAFFLVFELNIYLSNDMIMPAMLGIVGEFQAEKKFVPLSLSLYLLGGSSLQIFLGPLADVIGKRKLVLAGNTLFLLATMAVPFSTSIEQFLAARFIQGMGCCFIFVGYAMIHELFDDMAAVKLSSILSSTTILAPLAGPILGSAIISRLDWRYVFFLSGLLALLSLLGLFKSMPRTAPAQPRLDGRAIVRSYAAIFSNGRFMFGMFIAGLATVPLTAWIGFSPLFVLQEMGASYATYIALQCVILSGFVLSSIAIQRLRQDFPLVHLLRLGGLVAAAGMLGAGAGRHHVDVFAACMFVYSIGFGLFNGALIRCAITASKEAMTLTTAAMSLLYCIYLSAWLQLYNVLCQRFGYALETYALLNIPVIVVIAACLLLFTRGMAGRRESAVRLARH, encoded by the coding sequence ATGTCCATCCAGTCCAGGCAGTTGCTGTGGTTTTTTGCGTTTTTCCTCGTCTTTGAACTGAATATCTATCTGTCGAACGACATGATCATGCCGGCCATGCTGGGCATCGTCGGCGAGTTCCAGGCGGAGAAAAAGTTCGTCCCCCTGTCCTTGAGCCTGTATCTGCTGGGCGGCAGTTCGCTGCAGATTTTCCTCGGGCCCCTGGCCGATGTGATCGGCAAGCGCAAGCTCGTACTCGCCGGCAATACCTTGTTCTTGCTGGCCACCATGGCCGTGCCATTTTCCACGTCGATCGAGCAATTTCTCGCTGCGCGCTTCATCCAGGGCATGGGCTGCTGCTTCATCTTCGTCGGCTATGCCATGATCCATGAACTGTTCGACGACATGGCCGCCGTCAAGCTCAGCAGCATTCTGTCGAGCACCACCATCCTCGCGCCCCTGGCTGGCCCCATCCTCGGCAGCGCCATCATCAGCCGGCTGGACTGGCGCTACGTGTTTTTCCTCTCCGGCCTGCTGGCGCTGCTGTCTCTGCTGGGTCTGTTCAAGAGCATGCCGCGCACGGCGCCGGCACAGCCGCGCCTGGATGGCCGCGCCATCGTGCGCAGCTATGCCGCCATTTTCAGCAACGGGCGCTTCATGTTCGGCATGTTTATTGCCGGGTTGGCCACCGTGCCCCTGACGGCCTGGATCGGCTTTTCGCCCCTCTTCGTGCTGCAGGAGATGGGCGCCTCGTACGCCACATATATCGCCCTGCAATGCGTGATCTTGTCCGGCTTTGTCCTCAGCAGCATCGCCATCCAGCGCCTGCGCCAGGATTTCCCCCTCGTCCATTTGCTGCGCCTGGGCGGGCTGGTCGCGGCGGCCGGCATGCTGGGCGCGGGCGCGGGCCGCCATCACGTGGACGTGTTTGCGGCCTGCATGTTTGTCTATTCCATCGGCTTCGGCCTGTTCAACGGCGCCCTGATCCGCTGCGCGATTACGGCCAGCAAGGAGGCGATGACACTGACGACGGCCGCCATGAGCCTCCTTTATTGCATTTATCTGTCCGCCTGGCTGCAACTGTACAACGTGCTGTGCCAGCGCTTCGGCTATGCGCTGGAAACGTATGCGCTGCTCAATATCCCCGTCATCGTGGTCATCGCCGCCTGCCTGCTGCTGTTTACGCGGGGCATGGCGGGGCGCCGGGAAAGCGCGGTGCGGCTGGCCCGGCACTGA